In Necator americanus strain Aroian chromosome IV, whole genome shotgun sequence, the following proteins share a genomic window:
- a CDS encoding hypothetical protein (NECATOR_CHRIV.G15216.T1) yields the protein MVKWFSAADGLGLRFRTPWAASQGKGCCGGGVVRLSNEAEYNTMQHDTTINADKKLDRDGESGARELRPAGWESRAGHDTYFVFSILLLLLLLLLLLLLLLLLLLLLLLLLLLLLLLLLLLLLLLLLLLLLLLLLLLLLLLLLLLLLLLLLLLLLLLLLLLLLLLLLLLLLLLLLLLLLLLLLLLLLLLLLLLLLLLLLLLLLLLLLLLLLLLLLLLLLLLLLLLLLLLLLLLLLLLLLLLLLLLLLLLLLLLLLLLLLLLLLLLLLLLLLLLLLLLLLLLLLLLLLLLLLLLLLLLLLLLLLLLLLLLLLLLLLLLLLLLLLLLLLLLLLLLLLLLLLLLLLLLLLLLLLLLLLLLLLLLLLLLLLLLLLLLLLLLLLLLLLLLLLLLLLLLLLLLLLLLLLLLLLLLLLLLLLLLLLLLLLLLLLLLLLLLLLLLLLLLLLLLLLLLLLLLLLLLLLLLLLLLLLLLLLLLLLLLLLLLLLLLLLLS from the exons ATGGTTAAGTGGTTCTCGGCGGCAGATGGATTAGGGTTGCGGTTTCGGACCCCGTGGGCAGCCAGCCAGGGAAAGGGTTGTTGCGGTGGTGGTGTGGTGCGGCTATCGAACGAGGCGGAATACAACACGATGCAACACGACACCACGATCAATGCGGATAAGAAACTGGACCGAGATGGGGAGAgtg GCGCGCGAGAACTGCGGCCggctggctgggaaagtcgtgccgggcacgacaCCTA CTTCGTATTTtcgatattattattattattattattattattattattattattattattattattattattattattattattattattattattattattattattattattattattattattattattattattattattattattattattattattattattattattattattattattattattattattattattattattattattattattattattattattattattattattattattattattattattattattattattattattattattattattattattattattattattattattattattattattattattattattattattattattattattattattattattattattattattattattattattattattattattattattattattattattattattattattattattattattattattattattattattattattattattattattattattattattattattattattattattattattattattattattattattattattattattattattattattattattattattattattattattattattattattattattattattattattattattattattattattattattattattattattattattattattattattattattattattattattattattattattattattattattattattattattattattattattattattattattattattattattattattattattattattattattattattattattattattattattattattattattattattattattattattattattattattattattattattattattattattattattattattattattattattattattattattattattattattattattattattattattattattattattattattattattattattattattattattattattattattattattattattattattattattattattattattattattattattattattattattattattattattattattattattattattattattattattattattattattattattattattattattattattattattattattattattattattattattattattattattattattattattattattattattattattattattattattactgagTTGA
- a CDS encoding hypothetical protein (NECATOR_CHRIV.G15215.T3) codes for MNDGTLVIREEKVPSVVNLVDSQEILSPRLAILRLRPLRQKPISIINCYSPISAADEPELDAFYEELEEVIRNEKSFYKFVVGDFNAKLGKTTEEEYRIGRRPGDLNENGKCLARLLSAALLFHGNSLFMKKIIVGGHENRPMTRAEIDHILTNRRWCLFDVSAVSSFCSGSDHRLLPAKIRSSHTMEKNICYRQRRRKEVEDCVLEDSLSQGDWHIEEDPHVDYEMLFRGLRVCAERASKPRTTNLDRIPKNTKELLERRRVLRLDPNASHLERLVANTSCRKALQEDLLNYKQKILEAAQRKMSLKICCRDLREYNIPLAALLTEDGTRAPSHCEMEIITERFYSNHFRSSTPVSSSIIPTGEAPPPILP; via the exons atgaatgatggtacactcgtcattcgtgaaGAGAAGGTTCCG TCTGTCGTcaatcttgtcgattctcaagagatcctgtcacctcgtctggccattcttcgcctccgccctctgcgccaaaaacccatcagtatcatcaactgctactcaccaatatcagcagctgatgaaccCGAATTAGACGcattttacgaggagctggaggaggtaatccgcaacgagaagtccttctacaaattcgttgtcggagacttcaacgcaaaactaggaaagaccacagaagaggaatacaggattggaagaagACCAGGGGACctgaatgaaaatggcaaatgTCTCGCCAGGCTATTGTCCGCCGCTctcctctttcatgggaactctcttttcatgaaaaagatcatcgtcggtggacatgagAATCGCCCAatgactcgtgcggagatcgaccacatactcaccaaccggaggtggtgtctattCGACGTCTCAGCAGTatcatccttttgtagtggttctgatcaccgtctccttcctGCGAAAATACGGtctagccacacgatggaaaagaacatctgttatcggcaacgaaggagaaaagaagtcgaggATTGCGTACtagaggactccttgtcccaaggtgactggcacatcgaggaggacccacaCGTGGACTATGAGATGCTGTTCAGGGGATTACGAgtctgtgctgagcgtgcctcgaaaccacgcacgacaaacttggatcgaattccGAAGaacaccaaggaattgttggaaagaagaagggttttgaggcttgatccgaatgcatcgcaccttgagcggttagtagcaaacactagctgcagaaaagcgttgcaggaggaccTTTTGAATTACAAGcaaaagattctggaagcagcacaaagaaaaatgagtcTAAAGATATGCTGCCGGGATCTCCgggaatataatattccgcttgCAGCCTTGCTGACCGAAGACGGAACTCGCGCGCCTTCTCAttgtgagatggaaatcatcacggagaggttctactcgaaccatttccgttcatcaacacCTGTGTCAAGCTCGATCAttcccactggtgaagctccaccaccaATTCTCCCGtag
- a CDS encoding hypothetical protein (NECATOR_CHRIV.G15217.T1): protein MKPGTASDPDFISADFLRAGGHPLHVILAAHMTFYLQKERIPDQWKTSRAILIHKKGDREDLRNYRPICLLSVLYKIFTKIILTRISRTLDETQPQEQAGFRQGFSCLDHIQTVSRVIEVCREYRLPLVLTFVDYEKAFDSVETNAILSALVDQGVDASYVRILANCYERCTTKIQLFHRPLTIPIEKGVRQGDIIISPKLFTAALQWIIKSLSWEERGIGVDGCDSRVRP from the coding sequence atgaaacctggcacagcctccgaccctgattttatatcagcagactttcttcgggctggtggccatccacttcatgtaatcttagcggcgcacatgacattctatcttcagaaagaaaggatcccagaccaatggaagacctcgcgagccattcttatccataagaaaggtgaccgagaggaccttcggaactaccgtccgatatgcttgctgagcgtgttgtacaaaatatttaccaagatcatcctcacacgcatatctaggacgctggatgagacccagcctcaagaacaagctggattccgccaggggttcagctgtttggaccacatccagaccgtgtcgagggtcatagaggtttgccgtgaataccgcctgccccttgttctaaccttcgtcgactatgagaaagcctttgacagcgtagaaacgaatgcaatactatcagcgctggtcgatcaaggtgtggacgcgtcgtatgtgaggatattagccaattgctacgaacgatgcacgactaagatacagcttttccaccgccctctcaccatacccattgaaaagggggtacgacaaggcgatattattatatcgccgaagctgttcacagctgcactgcaatggataataaaatcgctttcctgggaagaaaggggcataggCGTTGATGGATGCGATAGCCGCGTCAGGCCGTAA